The bacterium sequence GTCGCGTCCCATGGGACCGAGGCGGGGGAGCACCGGTGAGGCGGCTGCGGCGAGGCGACCGCATGGTGGCGATCGCCCACCGCCTCTTCCAAGAGCCGCACAAGCTCTTTTCGCTTGGCACGTTCATGGACGCGCTCGGCGCGGCCAAGTCCACGATCAGCGAGGACGTCGCCGCGCTACGGCAGGTGTGCGACCTGCTTGAGCTCGGTCGGATCGAGACACTCGCCGGTGCTGCGGGGGGTGTGCGATACGCACCCTTCTGCACCCCGGCGCAGATCCGCGGGCTCGCCGAGGACCTCGCCGGCCGACTCCGCGACCCCGCGCGGATTCTCCCAGGCGGGTTCCTCTACACGACCGACCTGCTCTCTTTGCCCACGCTGATCGGGCGACTCGGCGACGCGTTCGCGACGTTTTTCGCGGACCGCCGGCCGGACGTGGTGCTCTCGGTGGAGGTCAAGGGGATCCCACTCGCCCTGATGACAGCGCGCGCGTTCAACGTCCCGCTCGTGACGATCCGCCGCGGCGGGCGCGTCACCGAAGGATCGTCCGTGACGGTCAACTACGTTTCCGGGTCGTCCCGAACGGTTCAGTCGATGACGCTGCCGCTCCGCGCAGTGCCACCCGGCGCGAGGGCGCTGTTCGTCGACGATTTTCTCCGGGGCGGTGGGACCGCGCGCGGCGTGTACGATCTGATGCGCGAGTGCCAGGCGGACGTTGTCGGCATTGGGGTATTGATCGAGGCCGTCCAGCCACGGGAAAAACTGGTTGATGGATACGTGTCGGTGCTGACGTTCGATGGCGTGGACGAGAGCCAGGGGACCGTCCGGATCGCTCCGAGCCGGTGGGCGCTCGGACAGATGGCCGATGTAACCGGTCGGTGAGCGGTCCCAAGGAATCGCGGCATGCAGCATGTTGTTGACATGGCGAGACCTGCAGGGTATGCTGAATGAGCGCCCATTCATTAAACACATAGAACGGCGGCGGGGGAGTGTAAAGTGACAGGCATGCGGGGTTGGCGATGGTACGCCTGAGCGAAGCGGCGAGAGACGAGAGGGCGGAGGAACGCCGCGGGCAGATTCTCCGGGCGGCGCTCGTTGTGTTCAGTCAGAAGGGGTTTCACGGCGCCACGATCCGAGAGATCGCGTCAGCGGCGGGGCTGGCCGAAGGCACGATCTACCTCTATTTCCCGAGCAAGCAGGAGGTACTCCGGGGCGTGTTTGCACTGATCGCCGAGGAGGCCTCGGTAGCGACGAACGGGAACGCGCTTACGGATGGCGATGACGAGTCGTTCCTCCGCGGGCTCCTGCAGAGCCGCATCACGAGCCTGTCCAGA is a genomic window containing:
- the purR gene encoding pur operon repressor, encoding MRRLRRGDRMVAIAHRLFQEPHKLFSLGTFMDALGAAKSTISEDVAALRQVCDLLELGRIETLAGAAGGVRYAPFCTPAQIRGLAEDLAGRLRDPARILPGGFLYTTDLLSLPTLIGRLGDAFATFFADRRPDVVLSVEVKGIPLALMTARAFNVPLVTIRRGGRVTEGSSVTVNYVSGSSRTVQSMTLPLRAVPPGARALFVDDFLRGGGTARGVYDLMRECQADVVGIGVLIEAVQPREKLVDGYVSVLTFDGVDESQGTVRIAPSRWALGQMADVTGR